A genomic segment from Leptolyngbya boryana PCC 6306 encodes:
- a CDS encoding asparagine synthetase B family protein: protein MSGILGIWNSQQPSPWEAMLSDLTVLGRDGQGSWHDPSIGLSLGRSQLFNTPESCLEAPVVEQDGCVLVWDGRLDDRETLLAGRTQVPDAQLIIESYRRWGVDSLRHLVGEFVFILWDASQDLLFVGCDPVGNRTIAYVWDGNTLLLCSRVLTLLLHPQVSHEFDEGYMAHTICDAWAHPAEITPFQAIKRLRPGYGLILQSGRLQQRQLAKLAPTSYDLRDSPETYFEKFWYLLNQSVRDRLRNYRPVCTTLSGGLDSTTVTVALLNHLSNLEAFSVTTERYAAIDESEPIQAFLDRYSQVKWHSINCDDAWVLSEPWEQLPLPDDPFTSCVVPMHLRMMQEAQKLGFGLIFDGEWGDEFCYIFWRDRIQVGDWQFLWQQLRSPGNRRSFVLQDLILPNCPKPWQTQWMMSRLKLRNLAPQWIQSTYLAQIQQTQVAEQLAMKSFGLDRVKALNQEIEDASFVGTMQVHRLLRSAHQLEYTSPLRDQRVVEFANRLHPSLQLDSNYQKVFLRHANRTTLPDAVRLRPKINYFDPLKYAGLGRGSQALELLEQAKQNSYLQEAIDFKQLENSLLSYRQSYEQDYRPDEPFHDGIANQLISTLGLANWLTQLDKKYLARKVI, encoded by the coding sequence ATGAGCGGAATTTTAGGAATCTGGAATAGCCAGCAGCCTAGCCCTTGGGAAGCAATGCTGAGCGATTTAACCGTGTTGGGAAGAGATGGACAAGGCAGTTGGCATGATCCATCGATTGGACTCAGTTTAGGGCGATCGCAGTTATTTAATACACCAGAATCTTGCTTAGAAGCACCTGTTGTTGAGCAAGATGGCTGTGTACTCGTTTGGGATGGGCGACTTGACGATCGAGAGACGTTACTCGCAGGGCGTACTCAAGTCCCAGATGCTCAATTGATTATTGAAAGCTATCGACGTTGGGGAGTGGATAGTCTGCGCCATCTCGTGGGTGAGTTTGTATTTATCCTTTGGGATGCGAGCCAAGACCTATTATTCGTCGGCTGTGATCCTGTCGGCAATCGTACGATCGCTTATGTCTGGGATGGCAATACTTTATTGCTTTGCTCACGGGTTTTGACTTTATTGCTTCACCCGCAAGTGAGCCATGAATTTGATGAAGGTTACATGGCTCATACGATCTGCGATGCCTGGGCACATCCTGCCGAAATTACTCCATTTCAGGCAATTAAACGGCTCCGACCTGGATACGGCTTAATCCTCCAATCAGGACGACTTCAGCAGCGTCAACTTGCAAAATTAGCACCGACAAGCTACGACTTACGGGACTCACCGGAAACCTACTTCGAGAAATTTTGGTATCTTCTCAATCAATCCGTTCGCGATCGCTTACGCAACTACCGTCCGGTATGTACGACCTTGAGCGGTGGGTTAGATTCTACAACGGTAACAGTTGCTCTCCTCAATCATCTTTCCAATCTTGAAGCATTCTCAGTCACTACAGAGCGTTATGCTGCAATTGATGAAAGCGAACCCATTCAAGCATTTCTCGATCGATATTCCCAAGTCAAATGGCATTCCATTAACTGTGATGATGCTTGGGTATTGAGTGAACCGTGGGAACAGTTACCGCTGCCTGATGATCCGTTTACGAGTTGTGTTGTACCAATGCATTTACGGATGATGCAAGAGGCTCAAAAATTGGGCTTTGGTCTGATATTTGATGGCGAGTGGGGCGATGAGTTTTGCTATATATTCTGGCGCGATCGCATTCAAGTGGGAGACTGGCAATTTCTGTGGCAACAGCTTAGAAGCCCAGGAAATCGTCGATCGTTTGTTTTGCAAGACCTCATTTTGCCCAATTGTCCAAAGCCCTGGCAAACTCAGTGGATGATGTCACGCCTGAAGCTCAGAAATCTTGCGCCGCAATGGATTCAATCCACCTATCTAGCACAGATACAACAGACTCAAGTTGCAGAACAGCTTGCGATGAAGTCTTTTGGATTAGATCGAGTTAAGGCTTTGAATCAAGAGATCGAAGATGCTAGTTTTGTTGGGACGATGCAAGTTCACCGATTGCTTCGATCTGCTCATCAATTAGAATATACTTCGCCACTACGCGATCAGCGCGTAGTTGAATTTGCAAATCGGTTACATCCTTCGCTACAACTGGATTCAAACTATCAAAAAGTCTTTTTGCGCCATGCAAACCGAACAACTTTACCAGATGCAGTTAGGTTACGTCCAAAAATCAACTACTTCGATCCATTGAAGTATGCTGGACTCGGTAGAGGAAGCCAAGCTCTTGAATTGCTAGAACAAGCAAAACAAAATTCCTATTTACAAGAAGCAATTGATTTCAAGCAGCTAGAGAATTCGCTCTTGTCCTATCGGCAGTCATACGAGCAAGATTATCGACCAGACGAACCTTTCCACGATGGAATTGCGAATCAGTTGATCAGCACACTTGGATTAGCCAATTGGTTAACGCAGTTGGATAAAAAATATCTTGCTAGAAAGGTAATCTAA
- a CDS encoding class I SAM-dependent methyltransferase codes for MMIKIHKQSYRYFYQLIDLLTACFVGFWLGVLDRNSMYQIDQQFYDSEAIYRDEEYNQSGFWEWEFKAIQTHFKTCKTILLAGAGGGREILALHALGYEVDAFECNPNFVKFANEFLQEKQINCTVQIAVRDTCPVYEEIYDGLIVGWGAYTLIQGRQTRIDFLKQMRDRVKSGSPILLSFLYAYKPAKYYKMISTIANLIRAIRWQSKTEIGDFILPENFVHYFSKEQISSELKEAGFRLEFYSELNYGHAVGIAE; via the coding sequence ATGATGATTAAAATTCATAAGCAATCCTATCGTTATTTTTATCAATTGATTGACTTGCTCACGGCTTGTTTTGTTGGCTTCTGGTTAGGAGTGCTCGATCGCAATTCGATGTATCAAATTGATCAACAGTTTTACGATAGCGAAGCCATCTATCGAGATGAAGAATATAATCAAAGCGGTTTTTGGGAGTGGGAATTCAAGGCGATTCAAACTCATTTTAAAACCTGTAAAACGATTCTGCTTGCAGGCGCAGGAGGAGGACGAGAAATCTTAGCCTTGCATGCCTTGGGATATGAAGTAGATGCATTTGAATGTAATCCTAATTTTGTCAAATTTGCAAATGAATTTCTTCAGGAAAAGCAGATCAATTGCACAGTTCAAATCGCGGTGAGAGACACTTGCCCGGTTTACGAAGAAATATACGACGGACTAATTGTTGGTTGGGGAGCTTATACCTTAATTCAAGGGCGGCAAACTCGGATTGATTTTCTAAAACAAATGCGAGATCGTGTTAAGAGCGGATCGCCAATTCTCTTATCATTTCTGTACGCTTATAAGCCTGCAAAATATTACAAGATGATTAGTACGATCGCGAATCTTATTCGAGCAATACGATGGCAATCTAAAACCGAAATCGGCGACTTTATACTTCCAGAAAACTTTGTCCATTACTTCTCGAAAGAACAGATTTCCTCCGAATTAAAGGAAGCAGGATTTAGACTTGAGTTCTATTCAGAACTCAACTACGGACATGCAGTCGGAATCGCCGAATGA
- a CDS encoding 50S ribosomal protein L11 methyltransferase — MSYLLLQGQQVMTLDARRNAAYLQAMQAVITPDSVVLDLGAGLGIFGLLAAQLGAKRVYMVEPEDIISLTQQIVKANGYSDRIQCLQGKIEEVTIPEPVDVIISVFTGNFLLSEDLLPSLFYARDRYLKPSGVLIPSAAVMETVPASVPAFYEREIAVWSNPHLNLDHSPVRSYVSQAMFFARQDLGQAQYLAEPEKVMALDFYQATDTNCRAEIHHTITQAGICHGWIGWFKMLLGDQWLSTAPHEPPLHWSSAFMPIDPPVAFEVGETVTFKLQRPPYGDWIWQFKSQQTQQQRSTFFSVPNTLKTLQKMAPAYQPNLNTKGKAVHYILAHADGTHSVQELAQQLVSLFPDTFATDQKATKFIQTLVSWLA, encoded by the coding sequence ATGAGCTATCTTCTTCTACAGGGGCAGCAGGTGATGACCCTTGATGCTAGACGCAATGCAGCTTATCTTCAGGCGATGCAAGCAGTCATCACCCCAGACAGTGTGGTGCTAGATTTAGGAGCAGGTCTAGGAATTTTTGGACTGCTGGCAGCTCAACTGGGCGCAAAACGAGTTTACATGGTCGAGCCAGAAGACATTATCAGCTTGACACAGCAGATTGTGAAAGCGAATGGATACAGCGATCGCATTCAGTGTTTACAAGGCAAAATCGAAGAAGTGACGATCCCTGAGCCTGTTGATGTGATTATTTCAGTCTTTACAGGGAACTTTTTACTCTCAGAAGATCTCCTACCTTCGCTATTCTACGCCCGCGATCGCTACCTTAAGCCAAGTGGCGTGCTCATTCCCTCAGCGGCAGTCATGGAGACGGTTCCTGCCTCTGTCCCCGCTTTCTATGAACGAGAGATTGCAGTGTGGTCAAATCCACATCTGAATTTAGATCATAGTCCAGTTCGTTCCTATGTGAGCCAAGCTATGTTCTTTGCACGTCAAGACCTTGGACAGGCTCAATATCTGGCAGAACCCGAAAAAGTCATGGCATTAGATTTCTATCAAGCCACTGATACGAATTGTCGTGCAGAGATACACCATACCATCACTCAAGCAGGCATCTGTCACGGTTGGATCGGTTGGTTCAAAATGCTACTTGGAGATCAGTGGCTTTCGACTGCGCCGCACGAACCTCCGCTCCACTGGTCATCTGCATTCATGCCGATCGATCCACCTGTTGCTTTTGAAGTAGGTGAGACTGTTACTTTCAAATTACAACGCCCGCCTTATGGGGACTGGATTTGGCAATTTAAGAGCCAGCAGACACAGCAACAGCGATCGACATTCTTCTCTGTGCCCAACACCCTAAAAACCCTGCAAAAGATGGCTCCTGCTTATCAGCCTAATCTAAATACCAAAGGCAAAGCCGTGCATTATATTTTGGCTCATGCCGATGGAACTCACTCTGTACAAGAACTCGCACAGCAACTCGTTTCGCTGTTTCCAGATACATTTGCGACAGATCAGAAAGCCACAAAATTTATTCAAACGCTCGTCAGTTGGTTGGCATAA
- a CDS encoding ABC transporter ATP-binding protein encodes MLSLRYLIRKLQGASHLLPALRFVWKGSPRWTLAHVTLIFIQGLLPIALLYLTKLIIDIVTSSIALPDKTLLFQRLLVLLGLMGAVTVIAAILAALAELVNSAQTQQVTDYMQGIVHAKSLEIDLEYYENPDYHNSLQRAQQEAFYRPNQILEHLIQLGQTMITLVLMVGLLVALHWGIAGILFAASVPSILVRLKYASILHAWQRRRTEMQRQGEYLSWLLTGDWFAKELRLFDLGNLFSQRFQRIRKQLYQETLQIGTQRAIANVLAQSLSALLLFSAYSFVVYQAFQGQLQIGDLVLYHAALQQGQAALKGLLGSLSALYEDNLFLSNLYEFLELQPKIAAPLHPKPLPRPMRSGIVFDRVSFQYSNTPRWALKDVSLTIRPGEVIALVGENGSGKTTLIKLLCRLYEPTQGKITLDGVALEQYDLVDLRRQISVVFQDYVKYYFTAWENIWFGNIELPPGAETVMQAAKQSGADAVIQTLPQGYDTMLGKLFEQGEELSIGQWQKVALARAFLRQSQLVVLDEPTSAMDPKAEYEVFQQFRQLIQNQSAILISHRLSTVKMADRIYVVDRGTIVEQGTHTELMQLNGRYAHLFETQAQNYR; translated from the coding sequence ATGTTGTCTCTCCGTTATTTGATTCGCAAACTTCAGGGTGCAAGCCATTTGCTTCCTGCACTGCGCTTTGTCTGGAAAGGTTCGCCGCGATGGACTTTAGCCCATGTGACGCTAATTTTCATTCAAGGGCTTTTGCCGATCGCATTACTCTATCTAACCAAACTCATTATTGATATCGTTACAAGTAGTATTGCGCTGCCTGATAAAACATTGCTGTTTCAGCGTTTACTTGTCTTACTTGGATTGATGGGTGCTGTTACCGTCATCGCTGCGATTCTCGCTGCTTTAGCCGAACTAGTTAACAGTGCCCAGACTCAGCAAGTCACTGATTATATGCAAGGCATTGTTCATGCCAAGTCACTAGAAATTGACCTAGAATACTACGAAAATCCAGACTATCACAATAGCCTACAACGTGCTCAACAAGAAGCTTTTTACCGTCCTAATCAAATCTTGGAGCACTTGATCCAGCTTGGTCAAACAATGATCACGTTAGTGCTGATGGTCGGCTTACTCGTTGCGCTACATTGGGGAATTGCAGGCATTCTCTTTGCGGCTTCGGTTCCATCCATTCTCGTTCGTTTGAAGTACGCCTCTATCCTACATGCTTGGCAACGTCGTCGAACTGAGATGCAGCGACAAGGAGAATACTTAAGCTGGTTACTCACAGGGGATTGGTTTGCAAAAGAGCTACGCCTCTTCGATCTCGGCAACCTTTTTAGTCAACGCTTTCAGCGGATTCGCAAGCAGTTGTATCAAGAAACTTTGCAGATTGGAACTCAGCGCGCGATCGCGAATGTTCTCGCCCAAAGCCTCTCTGCTCTGCTCCTTTTTTCTGCTTACAGTTTTGTGGTCTATCAAGCGTTTCAGGGTCAACTACAAATCGGAGATTTAGTCCTTTACCATGCTGCACTCCAACAAGGACAAGCTGCTTTGAAAGGGTTACTTGGAAGTTTGTCTGCACTCTACGAAGACAATCTCTTCCTGAGCAATCTTTATGAATTTCTAGAACTCCAGCCAAAAATCGCCGCACCCCTTCATCCTAAACCACTCCCTCGACCGATGCGATCGGGGATTGTATTCGATCGCGTGAGCTTTCAATATAGCAATACGCCCCGTTGGGCATTGAAAGACGTTAGCCTGACAATTCGCCCTGGTGAGGTCATTGCTCTCGTCGGCGAAAATGGTTCTGGAAAAACAACTCTGATTAAACTGCTCTGTCGGCTATATGAACCTACACAAGGCAAGATTACCCTCGATGGCGTTGCCTTAGAGCAATATGATCTCGTAGACTTGCGCCGACAGATTAGTGTAGTTTTTCAGGACTATGTGAAGTACTATTTCACAGCTTGGGAAAACATTTGGTTCGGCAATATCGAACTTCCACCTGGGGCAGAAACGGTGATGCAAGCTGCTAAACAATCGGGAGCCGATGCGGTGATTCAAACATTACCCCAAGGCTATGACACGATGCTCGGAAAATTATTTGAACAAGGCGAAGAGTTAAGCATTGGACAATGGCAAAAAGTTGCGCTGGCGAGAGCGTTTTTGCGCCAGTCCCAGTTAGTTGTCTTAGATGAGCCGACCAGTGCAATGGATCCGAAAGCAGAATATGAAGTTTTTCAGCAGTTTCGGCAACTGATTCAGAATCAATCTGCCATTTTGATTAGCCATCGATTATCTACGGTTAAGATGGCTGACCGAATTTATGTCGTCGATCGTGGAACGATCGTGGAACAAGGCACGCATACTGAATTAATGCAGTTAAACGGCAGATATGCTCATTTATTTGAAACTCAGGCTCAGAACTATCGCTAG